ggatataggccgctcgagttagagactagtatctgcgatgtgagtaccatgtttcattggtaggggacattgtgatgtccgagcatgcagataggtgctcctggtagagtgcactgaacaaccctcaattaaaggactttccaaatggttctcacttatcgagtggaaacgtcctagtttatggttgtacaccattagtctttatgacccgggacaacattgagactctatgtgctagcatttcactttaacttgtttaccgactcttatggggtcatcaggtggcaaggttgggtgtcatgtcgaaacatatatgagtcgatgcattgtagtcggggattcaccgcataccttcgggtatggatatcctatgtgttatcatgtgtatgtaggttgaaatctctggccagagtatggttgtaattatgaaaggggtttcatggattacaccatcgatgcaactacgacatgacacatagtatcgattcattgacaactctcgataaaccaatggttgtcgaatcggtcgggatatatgagttgaagggaccgtactgtacgctaaccataattgaatggttcttgcaggcactatcatttgatacctagggaatcatgtaagcgatgttgctaggcgtttaacatggttggttgggtactatcagacttgagttctgacgttcttgttatcaaggggttgataagtaagaatggagcaattggggtatgctcatataaggacatgtttagtccaaatcacatggagatgtgaacccacggctagttgtatcaatgaaccattgagggccacacaagtgctggctttctagatcccgttgagaagtaaaattagttcaatgtgttgaacggcttataaaggagtttataagcgtaaggaaaattagaagtatgacttctataaaggagaatatagttcaatgtgttgaatggcttataaatgagtttataagtgtaaagaaaaatagaagtatgacttctatgagagaaatgtaaattttaatttatggaagtgttcctaaattaaaagttggccaattgaataatgtatttgaaaattgtgattttcataaacattattattgactaaattaaattaattcaagtgttgaattaattaaacactagtggacctagtagagtccaaataattaaattaattcaagtgttgaattaattaaatcatattgagtcttgtagagctcaatttaaattaattatttaactagtgggacttgggtaaattcaagtaatgtttaattagtctcaaatatgtttgagataatcaaatttagtccatggtttttaatttgttaaaaaccatatgatatatgcatgcatgggaggtgaagggttgaagacaactttttcaaatatcaaggcatgccatgctacttttgtctctactttttgcaagaccaagacaagtatCCCTCCCCTTCACTCCCAACtacaatggccgaaattttgatggctttctctcccatttttctctcatatttttcttcttcaagagttgaggaaagaaatcacttctcaaataaaaatgctctaatttttctagtgcaaaattagagtggttctagctagttggtggtgggcttaatatttgagcaaggtggacTCAAAGGAAGCtcgaagattgtcttgccattgaagagcttagttgtatatcaactaagttggagccatcatcaatcttttaagattgataggtacatttctaaacacactatgaatgtcatttttgtgttttactgtatttgctacacatttcatgaggtggccgaaattttctacaagaaaataaaatttttgaacttccgttgcgcttccggtcaccgtaaccgatctcaTTTCATTGAGTTCAGAAATTAACAGTTTTTCACACTTGAAACAATTCAAAACACATAAAGAATGATAAAATAGCTATTGTTTCACTTAATGACAGAGTGAATGCCCAAAACTGATCATGAAACTTCAGATATTTCATGTCTCTTTGCACTGTTACAGAACTTACAACTTTCCGTATCTTGAGCACATTCGAATATACCAGTACTCCAAGGTTCATCTGCAGGAGCTTGATAACTTTCGGGCAAAGGTTGTCCACATTCATTGCACTTGCGGACATTCAACTGCAACAAGTAGAATCCAAATTCAGTAAAGACACTAGGTTGGCATAAAAACAATATTGGTGCGTAACAAAATTAATTTTCTAAGCAAGTTGCAGCAAACGGCTGCAGCTGGGGATGAATGATAAGTCAGTGAAATGACTGCAGTAACAGGCCCGAGGATAGAAAACTGGATGAGAAAAGTCGAACCAAGTGCCGAAAGCGTCAAGCCATTTCCAGGGGCTCACCTGATTCATCCATTTAACTTTGACCAAGTAAAAATAACGTAGAGATATGCATAAAGAACACGACATGCTTACTGTCCCACGCACACGCACATTGAGAGAGAAAAAGGGAGAGAGAGGAGTGCCTGAGGGACATCGATGGGTTGGTTAAGCTCGCCGGGTGTGATGTCCTCGAGCGGCCCCTGATCTTTCTTCAACTTCACATACCGTGACGGATGGTTCACTTCTTCTGCCATCCTCCCAGAGATCTGAAATGTACACGCAATCACAGTAACGGAATCAACTAGCAAAACCCACAAAAATTTGACTAATTCATCTTCAAGTACATATTCAGACACACGAATCACAAAGAAAAAAATCACATCTACAACACTCACGCAAAAACACTAAACAATTGTTTACTTACCAACGTCCCGTTGCAGATATACAAGTCAACGGATTTTGGAGTGGCTGCTGAGTTATGCAGCTGAAATTTATTTAATCCCGTTCTTGTTCAAAATCAAAGGAATAAATGGCGAAGACTTTTGAATGAGAAATTTGGCTATGACTAGGGGTGTAAATTCCTGGAGGCTGGATCTTTCACCGGTCTCGAAGGGATTTATTTACTCGGTTTGGGCATCCACaccataatattatattataaaatatgaaataaaattataatcaagaaaataattttaCAATCGTGATAAATCTGCAAAGGTAATACTTTCTACATATTGATATCaactttgataaaaaaaaatacctcTCTTCTTTTTATCATTGACTAaataacaaaaatttgtgtgaaacaatctcacgggtcgtattttgtgataattgAGACgatttcttatttgagtcatccgtgaaaaaatattcatttttatgctagaaatattattttttattgtgaatatcgatatgatTGAATTAACGTTAATTTCATCTCTACCTTTAAACTATGATCCATTTAATTCATCAGATTATCAAGTCTCTCACAATGGTTGCGCGGTCGTAAAGACTTAAATATTTGGAATGCTGAGTGCCtgtaaaataatttcaaaataaataataaaaaaattatacaagCATCGAAAATCGTTTTTTCACtgtgtatataatatatagGTCATTTACAAATGAAACAAAGGATGGTACTAAGAGAAAAACAAGAACAAAAAAGAGTTACTGGAGTTTAGTTCGTTTTCAAAATTATGCCTGCTACGCAATGGTTTCAGAAAAGGCAAAAAAGGAAACTTGCTTCCATCATAACTCATTGATGTGGTGGAAACTGAACTATTCGAACCTCAAACCTCGAATCTTGCAGACAAGATTGGCAGTTGCAAGATCAAGCTGGCCTCCTGAATCTGATTTCATTAGATCTTTGAGCTCGTTTGTTGGTGCAGAAAAGCATGTATGAAATGTGGCAAGAACTGGAGGAATGGGCATTGATAGAGCTGAAAGGACGTTGCTCAAGTACTCAATATCGACCGAGACCTGCTGTGCTCCACGATCTGTCATCTTCTGTATTCCGCGCAGTTGCTCAATATAAAGAGCAGTGGCTCCCTCAGCAACCTATCAACATAATAGAATCACATTGTCTGTTAACTTTATGAAGATGGTATCACAGAGATGGCTCACATTTTGGTCATGACCTAATTATAAAGAAACTCGGCAGTAGAGTTCACAGAAACCGTGAATTTCTAAACAGGTACCTTTACAGGGTGCTTAGCATGGAGTTGCGAGTTTCATGTGTTCTGTTCTTTACAACCAAAATTTCCCCCTAGGATCTTTTGCTAGACAagcaacaaatttcttttcagtACTATGTGCCAGCATATGTGGTACGACTGAAACGTAGCCTACGACTTCtagtacaacaacagctatatATTCCTCCATAATTATCAACTTTCACTCCTAAATATTTCATTACCCAACCTAAGACATAAAATTTTTGGTCTCTGCCCTAGGACTATCGAGCATGTTTTATTGATATATATGGGTGAGTTCAAGAAAAATCACCACGTTTTCGAAATTCTATCAGAGTGAAAGCATTTAGTCACCTTGAACATCCATTCAGTGGCAAAGAACTGTGCCTCTTCAGTATTGGCATCACTGTTAGAAATGCTTTCGGCAAGTGGTTCTAGTTGTTGAGGTAATGTAAGCAGGTATTCACCAACATTGGTCACATAAGATTGCGGGTATGCACTGAAGCTTGGGACGGGAAAAGCACTTGATTCTTCAACAGATGTCCATACAGGCAGCCGAGACAAATCATTATACTGTTGTCTTACTTTTAAAATAAGGACGTCGTAAACTAGCTCATTGACTGCCTCAGCAAAAGCAGCGACTCTTTGAGAAGCAAGTGGAAGGGCATGAAACCGGGGATCTTTTGACTACAACAACCATGACTCCATGAGAAATTtgaataaatcataataatttttaaattaaaaaataaaaatatcagaTTGCAAACCTTATGGGTATTAtaaggaagattattttataCTTCAGTAGATTTCTCTAAATCTAAGTGAGAAATGGTAATATTTCTTTCAAAATCATTAGTTCGAAAAAGATACTACATAATAGTACAATTCCCTACACATGATTCTACTAAATTATATAAGATGACCAATACAAGTATTGACAAGAATCACGCAAAGCCAAGAACCTGCTCCAAGAGATTAAAAAGTTTCCGAGCCTTTTCAGGGACATCGACAAGCCTAAGAGCTGCCACATCCAAACCAGCCCGTCCAGCTATAGACAACTCGCCGTTTCCAGGAGTATCATCcacatgtgattggttttgatcaaGATTTGAACCATATACAGAGAGAGACAAGTTAGTACTCAATCTAGCAAGAGTGGACCTTAAGGAAGCTTCAAAAACTGAAATCCGACTTGTCAAACGGTCAGAAACTGTGAGTACTTGTAAAGCACCCTGTACAAATGACCATTCCTCCTCATTTGACGTGAAATCAACTCTACGAGCATGTGAAGCTGCTTCCTTCCGATCCAATCCCATTTCCTTCTTTGTTCCAACATTATCCACCACGGCATCCACCCCACAAACTGCTCTTAGTGACTTGAGGTTGCCTTGAAGCGCAGAAATGTACTGCAATGTTACATCATCAAGAGCAAGAATAAGCTCATCTGCCTCAGAACCACCAGTAAAATTAATGCACCTCTCGGTGGCAGCTTCAAGAAGCAGAATGACATGTGGGATGGACTCTTCCATCCTTCTAACGGTTTCACTAAGCTCGACTCCCTGGACACCAATAATACGAGTACTAACTCCCCTAAGATCAAGTCCTGCAATCCCACCAGATAGCACTTCGCGTTCCATTTGCCCATACCTGAAATATGAATTCAATAACCAGTTAATTTATGCAGTAATGAGTGGCTTGGTAGTATGTATATAAATCGGTTAGGGTTTAATATGCAAGAAGCATCTTCACACCACAAGACTCTGAAAGAAAAAGCCTTCAAATATGTCATCACTTATTGTTGGATGACATTATAGGCTCCCTAGGTTGATTAGGATACGGATTCCACATTTTTTGTAATTCAAAGTTTGCAATATCTTCACTAGATTAGAGTCAGAGTCCTAGTTTTGGTTGACTAGAACTATAAGTATGTatcttgtactttattttaatcGATCATGAATCCATGTCTCATCCACATTTCACAACATGGTAGAGCTATTGAACGATCAATTACGAAATACGACGTGGCATCCGCTTCAGATGATTTCCGACGTGCCCTCAAACCTTAACCACAACATGCTGTAAATTCCGATAATGCGGCCATCCCTATCACAAATCACAAAGTGAATGGCCACAAGTATCTCGAATGGTCACAATCAGTTATGATGTTTATTTGTGAGAAGGGCAAGGATGATTTATTATCAGGAGAATCTAAATGACCAGCGGAGGATGACAAGGGTTTCAAAGTCTGGAAATCGGAGAACAATGTGGTTATGTCATGGTTAATCACTTCCAAGACTAACAAAATTGGTTAAAATTTCTTACTGTATCCCGCGGCCAAAGAAGAGTTGGGATGCCGCCGGGGATACATACTCATGCAGCAAAAATACTGCCGAACTTTTTGAGAAAGAAAGCAACCTTCAAGAGTTAAAGCAAGGTGATACATCAGTTACAGTGTTTTACATCACTCACCTGTTGTTGGCAACGACTTGATCTTTTTGAAGTGCAGACTGGAAGTGTGCCGACGATGAAGCCTGTTACAAAGCCATCATTGAGAAAAACGAAGTTTCAAATTTCTCTTAGGGCTCAACAGTCAATCGGATGAAGTGCGGGGCGTGTGCTTGCAGTTAAGACCTTACCAAATTTCGTGAAGTATTTCTGCAGTACGCTGTACGCCATGAGGAAAGTAGGTGTAAGCTGATGCTCGGATCTTCGTCAAGCGCCCACTTGTGGAGGGTTCTGTACACTACGAATCTGAACTCTGCCGATCCAGTAATCCCTCTAAATGTGTCAAACTCCTGGAATACTACTGCAAATCAGAATATGCGCCAGGGCCGTCCTTGGTACGACAAATGCAAGAAGCCTAACCATACGTTGGAGACATGTTGGAGGATCCATGGGAAACCTGCAAACTGGAAATCTGCTCGAGACAGGCGTGCAAACTCTGTGGTGGGAGCACCTGACGCATCAAATTCTCAGCCTTCCACTAAAGACCAACTTGAAATGCTCCATAAGCTGTTGAGTCAAGCTGCTTCTACCACCAATTCCTCAATCATTGGCACTGGAAGTGCTGCCCATACAGGTATCTCTTCCTTTGCATTACTGTCACAGCGCGTATTATCCGATTCTTATATA
This Primulina eburnea isolate SZY01 chromosome 2, ASM2296580v1, whole genome shotgun sequence DNA region includes the following protein-coding sequences:
- the LOC140818805 gene encoding conserved oligomeric Golgi complex subunit 7, giving the protein MMVDLSAFSDEKFDPKKWINGALQQRHPQDPVEKQLVDLEMKLQVVSEEIAASLEEQSSAAILRVPRASRDVLRLRDEALSLRSSVASILLFLKKAEGSSAESIATLAKVDTVKRRMEAAYDTLQDAAGLTQLSSTVEDVFSSGDLPRAAETLANMRHCLTAVGEVTEFANIRKQLEVLEDRLDSMVQPRLTDALNTRKVNVAQEMRGILTRIGRFKSLEVHYTKVHLKSIKKFWDEFDLRQQSNKLANEKEAERVPSVQESQSNLSTVSLSSWLPSFYDELLLYLEQEWKWCILAFPEDYKALVPKLLIETMSAIGASFVARINLATGDVVPETKSLAKGILDILSGDLPKGVKMQTKHLAALIELHSITGTFARNIQHLFSDSDLPVLLNTLKALYLPFETFKQRYGQMEREVLSGGIAGLDLRGVSTRIIGVQGVELSETVRRMEESIPHVILLLEAATERCINFTGGSEADELILALDDVTLQYISALQGNLKSLRAVCGVDAVVDNVGTKKEMGLDRKEAASHARRVDFTSNEEEWSFVQGALQVLTVSDRLTSRISVFEASLRSTLARLSTNLSLSVYGSNLDQNQSHVDDTPGNGELSIAGRAGLDVAALRLVDVPEKARKLFNLLEQSKDPRFHALPLASQRVAAFAEAVNELVYDVLILKVRQQYNDLSRLPVWTSVEESSAFPVPSFSAYPQSYVTNVGEYLLTLPQQLEPLAESISNSDANTEEAQFFATEWMFKVAEGATALYIEQLRGIQKMTDRGAQQVSVDIEYLSNVLSALSMPIPPVLATFHTCFSAPTNELKDLMKSDSGGQLDLATANLVCKIRGLRFE